In Ovis canadensis isolate MfBH-ARS-UI-01 breed Bighorn chromosome 3, ARS-UI_OviCan_v2, whole genome shotgun sequence, one DNA window encodes the following:
- the PAPOLG gene encoding poly(A) polymerase gamma isoform X2 has translation MKEMSANTVLDSQRQQKHYGITSPISLACPKEIDHIYTQKLIDAMKPFGVFEDEEELNHRLVVLGKLNNLVKEWISENLPPSVVATVGGKIFTFGSYRLGVHTKGADIDALCVAPRHVERSDFFQSFFEKLKHQDGIRNLRAVEDAFVPVIKFEFDGIEIDLVFARLAIQTISENLDLRDDSRLRSLDIRCIRSLNGCRVTDEILHLVPNKETFRLTLRAVKLWAKRRGIYSNMLGFLGGVSWAMLVARTCQLYPNAAASTLVHKFFLVFSKWEWPNPVLLKQPEESNLNLPVWDPRVNPSDRYHLMPIITPAYPQQNSTYNVSTSTRTVMVEEFKQGLAVTDEILQGKSDWSKLLEPPNFFQKYRHYIVLTASASTEENHLEWVGLVESKIRVLVGNLERNEFITLAHVNPQSFPGNKEHHKDNNYVSMWFLGIIFRRVENAESVNIDLTYDIQSFTDTVYRQANNINMLKEGMKIEATHVKKKQLHHYLPAEILQKKKKQSLSDVTRSSSGPQSKRSSLDSNCLDSSRDTDNETPFNSPVSANKPSKPDIPPSGETERNNAEPAAVIMEKPLSVPPAQGLSIPVIGAKVDAALKAVSPPAVCTIPTVVGRNVIPRVTPHNPVQGQPHLNGISNVTKNVTPKRPHSPSVDGSSKRLKDIEKFIRLESTFKESRAAEDRKRKSVDAIGGECMPIPTIDTSRKKRLPSKELPDSSSPVPANNIRVIKNSIRLTLNRCCSILSLIATYTSLRITCYQIVICSLMALRWRFYCLNFRCLFLCYGNQFLALWTLIKQVLKYPPPPPFF, from the exons aatcttCCACCTTCTGTTGTGGCTACTGTTGGTGGAAAGATTTTTACTTTTGGCTCCTATAGACTTGGAGTACACACCAAAG GAGCTGACATTGATGCACTTTGTGTAGCCCCAAGACATGTGGAGAGATctgatttttttcagtctttttttgaaaagttgaAACATCAAGATGGCATTAGAAACTTAAGA GCTGTAGAAGATGCCTTTGTTCCTGTTATAAAATTCGAATTTGATGGAATTGAA attGATTTAGTCTTTGCAAGATTGGCAATACAGACCATATCAGAAAATTTAGATCTAAGAGATGACTCTCGACTGAGAAGCCTTGATATAAGGTGTATTCGCAGCCTAAATG GATGTAGAGTTACTGATGAAATTTTGCATTTAGTGCCAAATAAAGAAACTTTCAGACTCACCCTAAGAGCAGTTAAACTATGGGCAAAAC GACGTGGTATTTATTCCAACATGCTGGGATTCCTTGGTGGTGTCTCCTGGGCAATGCTGGTTGCAAGAACTTGCCAATTATATCCAAATGCAGCAGCTTCTACTTTAGTTCATAAGTTCTTCTTAGTTTTTTCCAAATG GGAATGGCCAAATCCTGTGCTGCTGAAGCAACCGGAAGAAAGCAATTTGAATTTGCCAGTTTGGGATCCTCGG GTAAATCCATCAGATAGGTATCATCTCATGCCCATAATCACCCCTGCCTACCCACAACAGAATTCTACGTATAATGTGTCCACATCAACTCGAACAGTAATGGTAGAAGAATTTAAACAAG GTCTTGCAGTCACAGATGAAATTCTTCAGGGGAAATCAGATTGGTCCAAACTACTTGAGCCACCAAATTTTTTCCAAAAGTATAG ACATTATATAGTATTGACTGCCAGTGCATCAACAGAAGAAAATCATCTAGAGTG ggTTGGCTTAGTAGAATCTAAAATACGTGTACTTGTGGGAAATTTGGAACGGAATGAATTTATTACTCTTGCCCATGTAAATCCCCAGTCATTCCCAGGAAATAAGGAACATCATAAAGA caaCAATTATGTATCAATGTGGTTCCTTGGAATAATTTTTCGGAGAGTAGAAAATGCAGAAAGTGTTAATATAGACTTGACATACGATATACAGTCATTTACTGATACAG TGTACAGACAGGCAAACAATATAAACATGCTAAAGGAGGGAATGAAAATTGAAGCaactcatgttaaaaaaaaacaacttcatcACTACCTTCCCGCAGAAATtcttcagaagaagaaaaag CAAAGTCTATCTGATGTCACCCGAAGTTCAAGTGGACCTCAATCCAAAAGATCATCTCTGGATAGCAATTGTTTGGACAGCTCCAGAGACACTGATAATGAAACACCTTTTAATTCCCCAGTGTCTGCAAACAAGCCTTCCAAGCCTGAtattcctccttcaggggagacAGAGAG GAATAATGCTGAGCCTGCTGCTGTAATCATGGAAAAGCCACTGAGTGTCCCGCCAGCTCAAGGGCTATCTATTCCTGTCATTGGTGCAA aagtCGACGCTGCATTAAAAGCTGTATCACCCCCGGCTGTGTGTACCATTCCTACGGTAGTAGGACGAAATGTCATTCCTAGGGTCACACCTCACAACCCTGTCCAGGGGCAGCCACATCTAAATGGGATCTCAAATGTAACTAAGAATGTTACGCCTAAAAGACCCCACTCCCCATCCGTAGATGGGTCCTCTAAGAGGTTGAAAGACATAGAAAAG tttattcGACTTGAATCAACGTTTAAGGAATCACGTGCTgctgaagacagaaaaagaaaatcagta gatGCCATTGGAGGAGAATGTATGCCTATTCCAACTATTGATACGTCACGCAAAAAG AGACTGCCCAGCAAAGAACTACCAGATTCATCATCTCCAGTTCCAGCAAATAACATCCGTGTCATCAAAAATTCCATTCGGCTGACCCTAAATCG ATGCTGTAGCATTCTCTCATTGATTGCTACATACACTTCTCTGAGGATCACCTGCTATCAAATTGTCATCTGCAGTCTTATGGCTTTGCGTTGGAGGTTTTACTGCCTTAACTTTCGATGCTTGTTTCTCTGTTATGGGAACCAGTTCTTGGCTCTTTGGACACTCATAAAACAAGTCCTGAAATATCCAccgccccccccttttttttaa